A single region of the Oryzias latipes chromosome 19, ASM223467v1 genome encodes:
- the LOC101157167 gene encoding receptor expression-enhancing protein 3 yields MVSWMISRSVVLLFGTLYPAYYSYKAVKTKNVKEYVRWMMYWIVFALYTVVETITDLTVAWFPLYYELKIAFVIWLLSPYTRGASLIYRKCLHPLLSSREREIDDYIVQAKERSYETMVNFGKQGLSIAATAAVTAAVRGQGAITEKLRSLSMHDLSQIGQQDEGGNQLFQYSSRSANPAARRAQSSEHAADENYYDEEDRSDEEAEPTFSEDEAVSQKGLRRSQSVKMTRSRARKDARYGSLKIKGKKRPALSAVNYSTMRDTPS; encoded by the exons GCTGCTGTTTGGGACTCTGTATCCTGCATACTACTCCTACAAAGCTGTGAAGACCAAAAACGTCAAGGAATAT GTGCGGTGGATGATGTACTGGATCGTGTTTGCCCTCTACACTGTTGTGGAGACCATCACTGACCTGACAGTGGCGTG GTTTCCGCTCTATTATGAGCTGAAGATAGCGTTTGTGATTTGGCTGCTGTCCCCGTACACCAGAGGAGCGAGTCTGATCTACAGGAAGTGCCTGCACCCTCTGCTGTCCTCCAGAGAACGG gaaATCGATGACTACATTGTGCAGGCCAAAGAAAGGAGCTATGAGACCATGGTGAACTTTGGCAAGCAGGGGCTGAGCATCGCCGCCACCGCTGCCGTCACCGCAGCCGTCAGG GGTCAGGGCGCCATCACTGAAAAGCTGCGCAGCCTGAGCATGCACGACCTGTCTCAGATCGGCCAGCAGGACGAGGGAGGAAACCAGCTGTTCCAGTACAGCTCCCGCTCCGCCAACCCCGCCGCCAGGAGAGCGCAGAGCTCTGAGCACGCCGCTGATG AGAACTATTACGATGAAGAGGACAGATCCGACGAAGAGGCCGAGCCGACCTTCTCTGAAGACGAGGCCGTGAGTCAGAAGGGCCTGAGGCGATCGCAGAGCGTCAAGATGACGCGCTCCAGAGCGCGGAAAGAC GCTCGCTACGGCTCCCTGAAGATCAAGGGCAAGAAGAGGCCGGCTCTGAGCGCCGTGAACTACAGCACCATGAGGGACACGCCCAGCTGA
- the nrbf2 gene encoding nuclear receptor-binding factor 2 isoform X1, with the protein MTIRAGQRHVSRRQSPRRPASMEVMDSPLNLAHQQSRKAERLVAAGKYEEAICCHRRAADLLTDAMKTTESIQVRENDNPLPFLPLASESLLCEEARLSMELQRDSHIKQQQLIQERWKRELRRQASKARPGLAAHLQGGPAPLTKSPLSGQPQAHGLSQENGETREREYDTLLYQLQVRQTGSSQTPTPSCAGSKTTKDDKTRLEEQQTTIKDLRRLVDHLLNENQRLTADNERLRSENVRLQSEAADFVERSELWVLPQPGGAMGGGADRKIPGKSKEITVPQLPPLEMPAQEDLCLDDLPPLELPEDIQHELQELLDKP; encoded by the exons GCTCATCAACAGTCCAGGAAAGCGGAGCGTTTGGTGGCTGCTGGGAAATACGAGGAAGCCATCTGCTGTCACAGAAGAGCAGCAG ATCTTCTCACTGATGCTATGAAGACAACAGAGTCCATCCAGGTGAGAGAAAATGACAACCCCCTCCCCTTCCTTCCTTTGGCCTCAGAGTCTTTGCTCTGTGAGGAG GCTCGTCTGTCCATGGAGCTGCAGAGGGACAGTCAcatcaagcagcagcagctcatccAGGAGCGCTGGAAGAGGGAGCTCCGCCGCCAGGCCTCAAAGGCCAGACCGGGCCTCGCCGCTCATCTCCAGGGCGGGCCGGCGCCTCTCACCAAAAGTCCGCTCTCAGGTCAGCCGCAGGCTCACGGTCTCTCCCAGGAGAACGGAGAAACCAGGGAGAGGGAATACGACACCTTACTGTATCAGCTGCAGGTCCGGCAGACGGGCAGCAGCCAGACTCCCACTCCTTCCTGCGCTGGATCTAAAACCACCAAAGACGACAAGACCCGCCTGGAAGAACAGCAGACCACCATCAAGGACCTTCGGCGCCTGGTCGACCACCTGCTGAACGAAAACCAGCGGCTCACGGCCGACAACGAGCGTCTGCGCTCGGAAAATGTGCGGCTGCAGTCGGAGGCGGCAGATTTTGTGGAGCGCTCGGAGCTCTGGGTGCTCCCACAACCAGGGGGCGCTATGGGGGGCGGAGCCGACAGGAAGATCCCAGGGAAGAGCAAGGAGATCACGGTCCCCCAGCTGCCGCCGCTGGAGATGCCGGCTCAGGAAGACCTGTGTCTGGACGACCTGCCTCCCCTGGAGCTGCCGGAGGACATCCAGCACgaactgcaggagctgctggaCAAACCGTGA
- the nrbf2 gene encoding nuclear receptor-binding factor 2 isoform X2, with product MTIRAGQRHVSRRQSPRRPASMEVMDSPLNLAHQQSRKAERLVAAGKYEEAICCHRRAADLLTDAMKTTESIQARLSMELQRDSHIKQQQLIQERWKRELRRQASKARPGLAAHLQGGPAPLTKSPLSGQPQAHGLSQENGETREREYDTLLYQLQVRQTGSSQTPTPSCAGSKTTKDDKTRLEEQQTTIKDLRRLVDHLLNENQRLTADNERLRSENVRLQSEAADFVERSELWVLPQPGGAMGGGADRKIPGKSKEITVPQLPPLEMPAQEDLCLDDLPPLELPEDIQHELQELLDKP from the exons GCTCATCAACAGTCCAGGAAAGCGGAGCGTTTGGTGGCTGCTGGGAAATACGAGGAAGCCATCTGCTGTCACAGAAGAGCAGCAG ATCTTCTCACTGATGCTATGAAGACAACAGAGTCCATCCAG GCTCGTCTGTCCATGGAGCTGCAGAGGGACAGTCAcatcaagcagcagcagctcatccAGGAGCGCTGGAAGAGGGAGCTCCGCCGCCAGGCCTCAAAGGCCAGACCGGGCCTCGCCGCTCATCTCCAGGGCGGGCCGGCGCCTCTCACCAAAAGTCCGCTCTCAGGTCAGCCGCAGGCTCACGGTCTCTCCCAGGAGAACGGAGAAACCAGGGAGAGGGAATACGACACCTTACTGTATCAGCTGCAGGTCCGGCAGACGGGCAGCAGCCAGACTCCCACTCCTTCCTGCGCTGGATCTAAAACCACCAAAGACGACAAGACCCGCCTGGAAGAACAGCAGACCACCATCAAGGACCTTCGGCGCCTGGTCGACCACCTGCTGAACGAAAACCAGCGGCTCACGGCCGACAACGAGCGTCTGCGCTCGGAAAATGTGCGGCTGCAGTCGGAGGCGGCAGATTTTGTGGAGCGCTCGGAGCTCTGGGTGCTCCCACAACCAGGGGGCGCTATGGGGGGCGGAGCCGACAGGAAGATCCCAGGGAAGAGCAAGGAGATCACGGTCCCCCAGCTGCCGCCGCTGGAGATGCCGGCTCAGGAAGACCTGTGTCTGGACGACCTGCCTCCCCTGGAGCTGCCGGAGGACATCCAGCACgaactgcaggagctgctggaCAAACCGTGA